GACTTGCCCTGCTCGCGGTGGCGCCGGGCGAACCGGTCGGAGGCGAGCCGGCGCACCGGGGGACGCGGCCGGACGAAGACACCCTTGCCGTGTTCGGCGTGCACCAGGCCCTCACCCGTGAGGACGGAGAAGGAGTTCCGGACGGTCATCCGGGAGACGCCGTAGTGCTCGACCAGCTCGGCTTCGGAGGGCAGCTTCTCGCCCTCACGGAATCGCCCACGGTCGATGGCCTCGCGCAGCTGGTCGGCGATCTGCCGGAAGACCGCACGATCGCTCGTGGGGTCGAGATCACCGAGGAGGCCCGAAGGAAGAGGGCTCACGTGAGTACTCCTTTAGGTATCTAGACGAGTGGGCGACTTCTGTTGCTACGGTGGAGAGCCTAGCCAGCCGAGAGGGCCGAGGAACGTGAGCACTGAACGCCCGCACTCCGTGAGCGTCGCCGGGGTCGTCGTGGACGACCAGGGCCGGGCCCTCCTGATCCAGCGCCGGGACAACGGTCACTGGGAGCCGCCGGGCGGCATCCTCGAACGCGAGGAGACCATCCCGGAAGCTCTTCAGCGCGAAGTCCTCGAAGAGACCGGCATCAAGATCGCGCTTCCCGCGACTCTGACCGGCGTCTACAAGAACATGACAGGCTTGATCGTCTCGCTGGTCTTCCGCTGTGAAGCCGCCGACGGTGTGCCCACCACCGGTGACGAGACCCGCGCGCTGCGCTGGGCCACCCGCGAAGAGGTCACCGAGCTTGCCGACGAGGCGTACTCGATCCGCGTCCTGGACGCACTCGATGCGACGACCCCGCCGACCATCCGCGCCCACGACGGCGTGAAACTCGTCTAGCCCGAACCCGCTGCACATGGCGGCCTACCAGCGTAAAGGGACTTGTATGCACGAGTATACGAGTAAGGCTCGGGTCTGGGGGCTGAGTTGCCCAGGATTCCCCGAAGAGGTGAGCCGGGCCCGCCGATGGACCCGTGACATCCTGCGCGGCTCCCCTTTAGCCGACGACGCCGAACTGATCGTGAGCGAGCTGAGCGCGAACGCGATCCTCCACACGGCGAGCGGACGGGAGTACGGCAGCTTCCACCTGGCCGTCGCGGTCTCCGCTCAGGTGGTGGCGGTCTCGGTCACGGACGACGGCGGTACGGGGACGGCCCCAAAGGCCGAGCACCAGGACCAGGACGCCGAGCACGGCCGGGGCCTGGGCATGGTCAGCGTCATCGCTCACCGGGTCGTCGTGCACGACAGCGACCAGGGCCACACGGTCACCGCGGAGCTGTACGCGGACGCCCGGCGGGGAGGCGGCCCGTGCTGATGACGCCACCGCAGCGGGGCTACTGGTGCGAGTGCTGGACCGAGGACCTGACCGAGGAGTGGCCGCCGGCACTGCTGGCATCCTTCGACGCCTACTCCGCGCCGCAGGCGGACCGTTGGGTAGCGGTCGTACTCCGCACGATCTCACCGGCTCTGGACGCGGATGCCTCCGATGAGGCCTGGGAGTGGCTGTACGAGGGCCGAATCGAGACCCGACGAGCCCTGCTGCGTGCGGAGCCGTGCACGGTGTCTGTCACCCACGCCGGAACCCGGATCACGTGGACGATCCGACCGGTGCTCTTCCTGCCGCTGGCTCACCGCCAGGGCACCGAACTACCGGCGTGCGCATACTGTTTCAAGGCCCACGCGACCGACTGAGTTACAACTTTCTCTACTGGTTCAAGGCGGCTCGCTCCGCTCCCCGCGCGCGGCCCGGCCCCCGGCCGGGCCTGCGCTCCTGCCTCCGTCCCGCTCCAGCCCGGCCGGCACCCGTGCCGCGCTCATGGCAATGAGTCGCCTGATGCCAAAGAAGGGATACGTCGTGGCTGGGGCGGTCGGCTCCACGGCTTTAGCCACCTCCCCGGTCCGGGTCCCGCGTCGAGCAAGACCAGGGGGCCACTCGTGCACATTGCGGTCAGGCCCAAAGCCTGCCCGAGTTGCCAACCAGCGTACGGCCCCCTGATCATGCTCGACCCCAGACCGGGCAGGCCACCGGCCAAACCCGCTCCACCGACCTTGCTGCCACCCTGCGCCGGATCGCCAATACTTCCGTCTAAGTAGCGAACCCATGGCGCGTTGTGACCAGGAGCATATATCTTCTGGCCAGCAGCCGACTCGGGGAGGAAGGCATGGCAGACGGTCGCCCGGACGACGCCGAGGACCAGGATCGCAAGCTAGTGCGCGTTGAGGTGTCACAACTCCTCGGGCGATTCGATCACGAAATCCCCTTCTCCCCCCAGAAAGACTTTGTAATTCTTCATGGCCCTAATGGAATCGGCAAGACTAAACTGCTGGAACTCATCGATGCCACCTTTTCAATGAACCTGCAGCTAATCTCCGAAATTCCATTCCGATCGGCCGTCTTCGAATTCAATGATGGCAGCGCGATCATAATCGAGCGCACAGGGCAGGAAGCCCTCCCCGGAATGGGGGAAGAGGAAAGCCTTAGCGAGGAACTTAAGTTTCAGCTCAAACAGCCCGGCGGCAGAACAATTCCCTGGAATGCGTCGAAAGCCCTCAGGCGGGGAGAATTCTCTCCCGGATTCCTTCGCTTGATGGAGAGCGAACTTCCCATTAGGCGAGTTACCGGCACTAAGTGGCGTGACCTATCCGTCGGTGACATTGTACCTGCGCGAGAGATCTATCAGAGGTATAGCGAACTACTTCCTCGCGCGCCACTAGTTCCACAATTGGATGAAATTCCAGCGGAGATTTCCGATACGCTCTCCTCGATCACAGTCCATCTAATTGAAACTCAACGCCTGATTAACCTTCAGGCTATGCGCCCAAGCCGTTCATCACGTGATCCAGACAACGTCCGCCAGCCAACAGTGGTGCGCTTTTCCGAGGATTTCTCTCGCAGGCTCGGTGAGGCCATGGCTCAGAATTCTCGGGTCTCACAAGGATTGGATCGGTCGTTTCCTCGTAGGCTCCTCTCTGAGACCAACCTGCATCCCGAGATCACCGAGGACGCGATCCGCAGCCGTTACTCAGAGCAAAATGAGATCAGGCGCAGGCTGACTCAAATTTCGGTATTGGACGCATCCGGTGAACTACCGCTACCTGATCGCCCGCTTGAAAACTGGGAGCGGAGGGTTCTTTGGACCTACCTCGACGACACGGAAGAAAAGCTCAACACCTTCAAAGAGCTGCTGAATCGCGTTGACCTTCTTCGGGAAATCGTCAACTCTCGCTTCCTGTACAAGGAACTAGTCCTCGATCGAGAGGGCTTTCACGTCGTAACGGCAGGCGGAAAGGAAATTCCTCCGAGCAAGCTTAGTTCAGGCGAACAGCATGAACTGGTACTTGCCTACGAC
Above is a genomic segment from Streptomyces collinus Tu 365 containing:
- a CDS encoding AAA family ATPase, with translation MADGRPDDAEDQDRKLVRVEVSQLLGRFDHEIPFSPQKDFVILHGPNGIGKTKLLELIDATFSMNLQLISEIPFRSAVFEFNDGSAIIIERTGQEALPGMGEEESLSEELKFQLKQPGGRTIPWNASKALRRGEFSPGFLRLMESELPIRRVTGTKWRDLSVGDIVPAREIYQRYSELLPRAPLVPQLDEIPAEISDTLSSITVHLIETQRLINLQAMRPSRSSRDPDNVRQPTVVRFSEDFSRRLGEAMAQNSRVSQGLDRSFPRRLLSETNLHPEITEDAIRSRYSEQNEIRRRLTQISVLDASGELPLPDRPLENWERRVLWTYLDDTEEKLNTFKELLNRVDLLREIVNSRFLYKELVLDREGFHVVTAGGKEIPPSKLSSGEQHELVLAYDLLFNVKPNSLVLIDEPEISLHVVWQKEFLNDIVRIAAINSARFMVATHSPQIIHKYWSETVGLEPGYENEEMWS
- a CDS encoding ATP-binding protein, yielding MHEYTSKARVWGLSCPGFPEEVSRARRWTRDILRGSPLADDAELIVSELSANAILHTASGREYGSFHLAVAVSAQVVAVSVTDDGGTGTAPKAEHQDQDAEHGRGLGMVSVIAHRVVVHDSDQGHTVTAELYADARRGGGPC
- a CDS encoding NUDIX hydrolase, which translates into the protein MSVAGVVVDDQGRALLIQRRDNGHWEPPGGILEREETIPEALQREVLEETGIKIALPATLTGVYKNMTGLIVSLVFRCEAADGVPTTGDETRALRWATREEVTELADEAYSIRVLDALDATTPPTIRAHDGVKLV